In the genome of Leptospira saintgironsiae, one region contains:
- a CDS encoding AAA family ATPase, with product MLRKVLPGQTEIRFKAAKPAKLNGLPDFLVFHKEEVRTFRQALGNPGLFRHILITGPEIEANLLQFGQYLEGIVKDQPVVAEPNPTLLSLAGFPFENKYRPGKISEANGGLLLLPIKPFVEDPDLYYFLKGVLLTGKIDFLSLPEGSDSTNINRFHPSIDSRFRLILVGEETEVDSISQIDADFYGSFDFKIHMPYEISLEKSWLPIFSGLVKSWEKPGYPPLDQAALDSLLELALRWNDSQTKLSLHLSELRSFVREVLAFNNKGKKAVGRAEIEAGPSLIQKRTAIHKRKYIENIKEGLIGVPLKGKKTGRINGLSVILLQSSLLDFGQVNQVSARVSLGSGNLINIEREVNLSGSLHDKGVFILQSYIKGMFSHTQSFGLDASILFEQNSSPIDGDSASCAELLALLSALSGLEIPCNIAVTGALSQYGDILPVGSVNTKIQAWYDVIRLTGSTRDKYKIYIPKDNMRDLNLPREIRESMKKGNFQIFSCSHVEDLIPDIFGVPAGRISKSGKYPNGSLFRIIEERIDRKRDGEEA from the coding sequence GTGTTAAGAAAGGTTCTTCCTGGGCAAACTGAAATCAGATTTAAAGCGGCAAAGCCGGCCAAACTGAACGGACTGCCTGACTTTTTAGTATTTCATAAGGAAGAGGTGAGAACATTCCGCCAAGCCCTTGGCAACCCAGGACTCTTCCGACATATCTTAATTACCGGCCCAGAGATAGAAGCAAACCTTTTGCAATTCGGGCAATACTTGGAAGGGATCGTTAAAGACCAACCTGTAGTTGCAGAACCAAATCCTACATTATTATCTTTAGCAGGATTTCCTTTTGAGAACAAATATAGACCAGGAAAAATTTCAGAAGCAAACGGCGGACTTTTACTTCTTCCAATCAAACCATTTGTAGAAGATCCGGATCTTTATTATTTTCTGAAAGGTGTGCTCCTAACTGGTAAAATAGATTTTCTTTCCCTTCCGGAAGGATCTGATTCTACAAATATCAACCGTTTCCATCCAAGTATAGATTCCAGATTTAGACTTATCCTAGTAGGAGAAGAAACTGAAGTGGATTCTATCTCCCAGATAGACGCCGACTTTTACGGAAGTTTTGATTTTAAAATTCATATGCCGTACGAGATCAGTTTGGAAAAATCCTGGCTTCCTATTTTTTCTGGACTAGTCAAATCTTGGGAGAAGCCAGGTTATCCTCCTTTGGACCAAGCCGCTCTAGATTCACTTCTGGAACTTGCGCTCAGATGGAATGATAGCCAGACTAAACTTTCTTTACATCTTTCGGAACTTCGTTCTTTCGTAAGGGAAGTATTAGCATTTAATAATAAAGGTAAAAAAGCAGTAGGAAGAGCAGAAATAGAAGCAGGTCCTTCTCTTATCCAAAAAAGAACCGCCATCCACAAACGAAAATATATAGAGAATATCAAAGAAGGTCTTATTGGTGTTCCTCTGAAAGGAAAGAAAACAGGACGGATCAATGGACTTTCTGTAATTTTATTGCAGTCTTCCTTACTCGATTTTGGACAAGTGAACCAAGTATCCGCCAGGGTGTCTTTGGGTTCTGGAAACCTGATCAATATAGAAAGAGAAGTAAATCTTTCAGGAAGCCTTCACGATAAGGGAGTTTTTATTCTACAGTCCTATATCAAAGGAATGTTTTCTCATACTCAGTCTTTTGGTTTGGATGCTTCTATTTTATTTGAACAAAATAGTTCTCCGATTGATGGGGACTCAGCAAGTTGTGCGGAACTTCTGGCACTTCTATCTGCGCTTTCCGGTTTGGAGATACCTTGTAATATTGCAGTGACCGGGGCTCTTTCCCAGTATGGGGATATTCTTCCTGTTGGTTCAGTGAATACTAAGATCCAGGCTTGGTATGATGTGATCCGACTTACAGGTTCTACTCGAGATAAATATAAAATTTATATTCCAAAGGATAATATGAGAGATCTGAATCTTCCACGCGAGATCCGAGAAAGTATGAAAAAGGGAAATTTCCAGATATTCTCCTGTTCTCATGTAGAAGATCTGATCCCTGATATTTTCGGGGTCCCAGCTGGTAGGATCTCCAAATCAGGAAAATACCCGAACGGTTCCCTTTTTAGGATCATAGAAGAACGAATCGATCGCAAAAGAGACGGGGAAGAGGCTTAA
- a CDS encoding YbaB/EbfC family nucleoid-associated protein, producing the protein MFGKSLDNLKQMNQMRVRMKKLEKELEALTFEGKSKNDLVICITDGKQTVQEIRIEDSLLAKNDKKLLQKSIKQAVNQSMEAAQKVAEERMGEFKSLLSGMP; encoded by the coding sequence ATGTTCGGCAAAAGTTTAGATAATCTAAAACAAATGAACCAGATGCGGGTTCGTATGAAAAAATTGGAGAAGGAACTGGAGGCTTTAACCTTCGAGGGAAAATCCAAGAATGATTTGGTCATCTGCATTACTGACGGCAAACAAACCGTACAAGAGATACGTATCGAAGATTCGTTGCTTGCTAAAAATGATAAAAAACTACTTCAAAAAAGTATAAAGCAGGCTGTGAACCAATCTATGGAAGCTGCTCAAAAAGTAGCAGAAGAAAGAATGGGAGAATTTAAATCTCTTCTTTCCGGAATGCCTTAA
- a CDS encoding peptidase M30 — protein MKVSTGDGFWKSLCMPLGRSLYTFVLSVCLIFLLSDCVVSNDALNTQDKSEPTIDDLLSLAKVSISCGGNNTFWIRNLVKNSSSCVQTTKVASGSHVNIYATSGLESALDYQYISQEFDSKIYPRLGEAFGFSDDLDGDGKVAVIVSDIHDGSTTGSSFVAGFFDPVDYFPDSSSYAVRSNYSNIVYMDGVELITVRNSDLAQGKPDTFLATLAHEYQHLIRFQYEARIMSQGGGRDEAWINEGTSEVAADIAGYSPQINRINCYRGRNSNACSRGVNGNSIFGSSKFNSLVDYAFAYSFMKYLYMISGSDTNSRNSFFRTGVQGPKGYRASDATGLFHLFKTNANNYLTASQEVKDALGSDGSSIFVKIYPAFLWQSLGDVSPEFAQSGTDTNGASGFLQDITKTIQSFPFPAAGTDGDVLRKLYDPLRIPEITPLGELNPGQIQFVKADRSNSNAIGRLVLLKKNIDGNLYSLQINTEMKRTGDISVSLGITENDDEGGEEAIVLPESTDSRPICPHEFFKLSRNRTKQKIFSEYKGL, from the coding sequence ATGAAGGTTTCGACCGGAGACGGTTTTTGGAAGTCCCTTTGTATGCCACTAGGCAGATCTTTATATACGTTTGTACTTTCGGTTTGTTTGATATTCTTACTTTCTGACTGTGTAGTCAGCAATGACGCACTTAACACACAAGACAAATCAGAACCTACTATAGACGATCTACTTTCATTAGCCAAAGTATCTATTTCCTGTGGCGGCAATAATACATTCTGGATCCGTAATCTTGTAAAAAACAGTTCCAGCTGTGTGCAAACAACAAAGGTAGCATCTGGCTCTCATGTAAACATCTACGCAACTAGCGGTTTAGAATCCGCTTTAGATTATCAATATATCTCCCAAGAATTCGATTCTAAAATTTATCCTAGGTTAGGCGAGGCTTTCGGCTTTTCGGATGATCTAGACGGAGATGGAAAAGTTGCAGTTATCGTTTCAGATATACATGATGGAAGTACTACAGGTTCTTCCTTTGTAGCTGGATTTTTTGATCCTGTAGATTATTTCCCAGACAGTTCCAGTTATGCAGTACGTTCTAATTATTCAAATATAGTGTATATGGACGGGGTGGAACTGATTACAGTTCGTAATTCTGATCTCGCACAGGGAAAACCAGATACATTCTTAGCAACTCTTGCCCATGAATACCAACACTTGATCCGATTCCAATACGAAGCCAGGATCATGAGCCAAGGTGGGGGAAGAGACGAGGCTTGGATCAATGAAGGAACGAGTGAAGTTGCCGCAGATATCGCAGGATATTCCCCCCAAATCAATCGTATCAATTGTTATAGAGGTAGAAATTCAAACGCATGTTCTAGAGGGGTGAACGGGAATAGTATATTCGGAAGTTCTAAATTTAATTCCCTGGTAGACTACGCATTCGCCTACTCCTTTATGAAATACTTATATATGATTTCGGGAAGTGATACAAATTCCAGAAATTCATTTTTTAGAACTGGAGTCCAGGGTCCTAAAGGTTATAGGGCTTCAGATGCGACCGGATTATTCCATCTATTCAAAACAAACGCAAATAATTACCTAACTGCTTCTCAGGAAGTAAAAGATGCGCTTGGATCGGATGGATCTTCTATTTTTGTGAAAATTTATCCAGCATTCTTATGGCAATCTTTAGGAGATGTTTCTCCAGAGTTTGCACAATCCGGAACGGATACAAATGGAGCTTCTGGATTTTTGCAAGATATCACTAAAACAATCCAATCTTTTCCATTTCCTGCAGCAGGGACAGACGGCGATGTTCTCAGAAAATTATACGATCCGCTCAGAATCCCTGAGATCACTCCACTAGGAGAATTAAATCCAGGACAGATACAATTCGTAAAAGCGGATCGTTCTAATTCTAATGCGATCGGGAGATTAGTATTATTAAAAAAGAATATAGATGGAAATCTTTATTCTCTGCAGATCAATACAGAAATGAAAAGAACAGGAGATATTTCGGTTTCTTTAGGAATTACAGAAAATGATGACGAAGGTGGAGAAGAAGCAATTGTTCTTCCTGAGTCCACTGATTCTCGTCCGATCTGCCCTCATGAGTTCTTTAAACTCTCTCGGAATCGGACGAAACAGAAAATTTTTAGTGAATATAAAGGCCTATAA
- a CDS encoding leucine-rich repeat domain-containing protein — MRKLFLILYFLFACSQSNHLISVRNSEGEILGKYPKEIRWLGFEDNPTWSDLSVFSRLEILELNSKDLKSLEGLPDLPKLRYIHLSGSSVKDLSPLNRFAKLDSLVLNKTEIADQDLKNYLHWNRLTRIELTDSQISNLGFLGPGCSVRHLQLKHTKITDLRPLENCTRLMEIYLGGTQVKDLSPLYGLTNLIHLQLDGSDVSAKEISDFRKIQPYVKIIPGLRRILSSENGLD; from the coding sequence ATGAGGAAATTATTTTTAATCCTCTACTTCTTATTTGCCTGTTCTCAATCGAATCATCTTATTTCAGTACGAAATTCCGAAGGTGAAATTTTAGGCAAATATCCTAAAGAAATCCGTTGGTTAGGATTCGAAGACAATCCGACTTGGAGCGATCTTTCCGTATTCTCCAGATTAGAGATCCTAGAACTAAATTCTAAAGATCTTAAATCATTAGAAGGCCTACCTGATCTTCCTAAACTCAGATATATTCATCTATCTGGATCTTCAGTAAAAGATCTATCTCCATTAAATCGTTTTGCAAAATTGGACAGCCTAGTTTTAAACAAAACAGAAATAGCCGACCAAGATCTGAAAAATTATCTGCATTGGAATAGGCTCACTAGAATAGAACTGACAGATTCTCAAATTTCTAACCTAGGGTTTTTGGGGCCGGGATGTAGTGTAAGGCATTTACAGCTTAAACATACTAAGATCACGGATCTAAGGCCTTTAGAAAATTGTACAAGGCTAATGGAAATATATCTGGGCGGGACCCAGGTGAAAGATTTAAGTCCTCTATATGGTCTTACGAACCTGATCCACCTGCAGCTGGATGGTTCAGATGTTTCCGCAAAAGAAATTTCTGATTTTAGAAAGATCCAACCTTATGTAAAAATCATTCCTGGCCTACGTAGGATCTTAAGTTCGGAGAATGGATTAGACTGA
- a CDS encoding Fur family transcriptional regulator produces the protein MEEDKKSASRNTKQKGEILRVIRDAKGPLSVKEIHDISKKSIQNIGIATVYRSVNHLLESGSIHEIQLPGESSRFEISHLDHHHHFHCKVCDRVFDVEICPFPMENLPKGFTLDSHEIILYGICSECNTSQK, from the coding sequence ATGGAAGAAGATAAAAAATCCGCCTCTCGAAACACTAAACAAAAGGGCGAGATCCTGAGAGTCATCCGTGACGCAAAAGGTCCTCTTTCGGTAAAGGAAATCCACGATATCTCTAAAAAATCCATACAGAATATAGGGATAGCTACTGTGTATCGGTCGGTGAATCATCTGTTGGAATCAGGTTCGATCCATGAGATCCAATTGCCTGGAGAATCTTCCCGTTTCGAGATCAGCCATCTTGACCATCATCATCATTTCCATTGTAAAGTTTGCGATCGGGTTTTTGATGTGGAGATTTGTCCTTTCCCTATGGAAAATTTACCCAAGGGATTTACATTAGATTCTCATGAAATTATTTTATATGGCATTTGTTCCGAATGTAATACCTCTCAAAAATGA
- a CDS encoding AZOBR_p60025 family cell surface glycopolymer formation protein, translating into MFGFLSKFLQNEKLKSQCISALGNPKLVTVVFIILYSFSSFCVWKKYSWSPSSQVNFGKEFADQNKEQTPPGAIVFLGEEGNLGAGYDGQIFYYYSRMLSGLSLDWPNGFETSFRAPRIGYPLLVSPFGWFGMNATIIGMYILNLGIFYLSYLAIRDLLPDPKKYLSSFYLFSPFALGSYILLVSDTVMMGLSVLAYSFFIRNRFITFSLLAGLAILTKEQAIFLFFPLGLITLFQKEFIKSIWVASSLILPVVWSLYLRTQFPEWTPGSLGHFFDPFGGLSGYFGELQQAIVSGDRNLILLIKKFSRFPLVLLLLSGTYLLFRGDWKNGLAFRLGFGILLLTAYAGGYVLYWATYENVSRMFTFSIPLLIFWEKEDDTLPSGIYWALTGIILVSFLIKLAFISKPLRHLVW; encoded by the coding sequence ATGTTCGGATTCTTATCTAAATTTTTACAAAATGAAAAATTGAAATCACAGTGTATTAGCGCTTTAGGAAATCCTAAACTAGTTACTGTAGTTTTTATCATTCTATATTCCTTTTCCTCTTTTTGTGTTTGGAAAAAATACTCTTGGAGCCCTAGCTCCCAGGTAAATTTTGGGAAAGAATTCGCGGATCAAAACAAAGAGCAAACTCCTCCAGGCGCAATCGTATTCTTAGGAGAGGAGGGGAACCTGGGCGCAGGTTACGACGGGCAGATCTTTTATTATTATTCTAGAATGTTGTCCGGTCTTAGTTTAGATTGGCCAAATGGTTTCGAGACTAGCTTTAGGGCGCCTAGGATAGGATATCCACTTTTAGTTTCTCCATTTGGTTGGTTCGGGATGAATGCAACCATCATTGGGATGTACATTCTGAATTTAGGGATCTTCTATCTTTCTTATCTTGCGATCCGAGACTTATTACCTGATCCTAAAAAATACCTAAGTTCGTTCTATTTATTTTCTCCATTTGCCCTAGGGAGTTATATCCTACTGGTCTCAGACACAGTAATGATGGGACTAAGCGTTCTAGCGTATTCGTTTTTTATCAGAAATAGATTTATTACCTTCTCCTTATTAGCTGGTCTTGCAATTCTAACAAAAGAGCAGGCGATCTTTTTGTTTTTCCCTTTGGGACTGATTACATTATTCCAGAAAGAATTCATAAAAAGTATATGGGTAGCTTCTTCTTTAATCCTACCTGTGGTATGGAGTCTATATCTGAGAACCCAATTCCCAGAATGGACCCCAGGAAGTTTAGGCCATTTCTTTGATCCATTCGGAGGGCTTTCAGGATATTTTGGGGAACTCCAACAAGCTATAGTTTCAGGAGATCGAAATCTTATTCTTCTGATCAAAAAATTCTCCAGATTCCCATTGGTACTTCTTCTTTTATCCGGAACCTATCTTTTATTCCGAGGTGATTGGAAGAACGGGCTGGCATTTAGGCTTGGTTTTGGAATTCTTTTATTGACCGCGTATGCGGGAGGTTATGTTCTCTATTGGGCCACCTACGAGAACGTTTCCAGAATGTTTACATTCAGCATTCCTTTATTAATTTTTTGGGAAAAGGAAGATGATACACTTCCGAGTGGAATATATTGGGCTCTAACAGGTATTATTCTAGTTTCGTTTTTAATAAAATTGGCATTCATTTCCAAACCCTTACGTCATTTGGTCTGGTAA
- a CDS encoding RNA recognition motif domain-containing protein has translation MQNRKLFVGNLNYSVRQQEISDLFSNYGEVAYAKVIEGKGFGFVEMASEEQAENAKNSLNGTEFKGRTLNIDIAKPQTFNKPRRH, from the coding sequence ATGCAGAATCGCAAACTCTTTGTAGGAAATCTTAATTACTCCGTTCGCCAACAGGAAATCAGTGACCTGTTCTCCAACTACGGAGAAGTAGCTTATGCGAAAGTAATTGAAGGTAAAGGATTCGGATTCGTGGAAATGGCTAGCGAGGAGCAAGCTGAAAACGCGAAGAACAGTCTAAACGGAACCGAGTTCAAAGGTAGAACTTTGAATATTGATATCGCAAAACCTCAGACTTTCAACAAACCAAGAAGACATTAA